A region from the Desulfomarina profundi genome encodes:
- a CDS encoding beta strand repeat-containing protein — MLLISSLRENRKKFPVGPLVVVFLVHFFSSSAIAGSSIKGAVLNIPTKMDRDVNIAIGKNNKANMNSIVLKNIDVTGVIRNKVKSGTSVNVAIGNKNTANQDSVTAEGGIVRGAVMNDTDTKTPINVVIGSENSANQSSVALKDSTVNGAVYNKSRGKNLVNVGIGSKNKLDQASVRVEGSTVNGGILNSSDSKNLVNVAIGKGNEAVQASTAVKDSRINGALINSSKGDNLINVAIGSDNRADQATVRVEGSTINGVVLNNSDSKNLVNAAIGNENTAVQASTTVKDSTVNGFTVNTSRSENAVNVAIGNKNTAIQNSISLEGSKVNGGIVNTTTSKNLVNAAIGNENTAEQSSVLMKNSTLNGIVVNSTLGQNGINVAVGNKNTAQQSIVKMEGSTVNGAVINTTTSKNLVNAAIGNENRATQASTIIKGSKVNGVVVNSAVGQTGINVAIGNRSTADQSVVRIENSKVNGAVINTSAVQNSINAAIGNDSHAAQASTIIKNTELDGATINTVTGQNAVNVAIGNKTTADQSVIRLEDSKVKGVIVNTSALQNAVNAAIGNESSATQASTVLEGSELRGVAVNTAVGQNAVNVAIGNKTHATQSSIKMKRTKVDGAIINTSIMQNAVNAAIGNKSSATQGSTVLTDSEIKGVTINTAVAQNAVNAAIGNKTHATQSSIVLDRTKVKGAVINTSVMQNAVNVAIGNESSATQVSTVMKDSELKGVTVNTAISQNAVNAAIGNKTHATQSSIVLDRTKVKGAIINTSVAQNAINAAIGNESSATQASTIMKDSELKGAIVNTSGGQNVINAAFGNRTEANQVAAKITDSKIEGAVVNTGISQNAVNVAIGNESSASQTTTIMKGSELKGAVVNTSLGLNNVNAALGNRVEANQATTKLTDTKVKGAIVNTSIGHSMLNAGIGNNMKLNQISSVLEKSTVEGAVVNTGIGIGAINVGAGNAIEANQAALQARETNIKGAVINTVGGGAANLAFGNRIEANQAAVKAEKSKIEGTVVNTVIGAGVNLAAGNRIKANQAAVTMKDSTLRGTAVNTLAGAGVNIAIGNEVNANQAAVSMEGSTLEGTTVNTAAGAAANLAFGSKINANQAAVSMKNSTLKGNAINTAGGAVVNLAAGNRIEANQAAVSMKGSHLEGTVVNTAAGAAANLAFGNKITANQAAVNMKNSTLKGGNIINTVGGAAVNLAAGSNVEANQAAVSMNNSTLQGSVVNTAAGAAANLAFGSNVEANQAAVSMKNSTLKGNVTNTVAGGAINLAAGSGAKANQGAIVMKNSTVKGNVHNRVAGVAANLAFGSGAEANQAAASLSNTTIGGNITNKVTGAAVNLAGGGGAVANQGAIKANNSTVRGSVTNKVSGAGVNLALGSGAHANQGATELKGATVRGSVSNSVGGGALNLALGRGTEANMGATVIRNASVGSVSTRVRGGALNLALGSGAQANSGTVAVNSGSVGNAHVYSGTGIVVNDVKSPLSFGQNINIATGGQVSNKNSVIIK; from the coding sequence ATGTTGTTAATTTCCTCTCTTCGAGAAAACAGGAAAAAGTTCCCGGTTGGGCCATTGGTTGTAGTTTTTCTGGTCCATTTCTTTTCATCTTCAGCAATTGCAGGGTCAAGTATCAAGGGGGCCGTTCTGAACATCCCCACCAAAATGGATCGTGATGTCAATATTGCCATCGGTAAAAACAATAAAGCCAATATGAATTCTATTGTTTTGAAAAATATTGATGTCACCGGAGTTATCAGAAACAAGGTGAAGAGCGGGACAAGTGTGAATGTGGCCATCGGAAATAAAAATACGGCCAATCAGGACTCGGTAACAGCTGAAGGTGGCATAGTTCGCGGTGCTGTAATGAATGACACTGATACCAAGACACCAATCAACGTGGTTATCGGCAGTGAAAACAGTGCCAACCAGTCATCAGTCGCCTTGAAGGACAGCACGGTGAATGGTGCTGTATATAATAAGTCCAGGGGGAAAAACCTGGTCAACGTCGGTATCGGAAGCAAGAATAAACTGGATCAGGCTTCCGTCAGGGTTGAGGGGAGCACAGTCAACGGTGGTATTCTTAATTCATCTGACTCTAAAAATCTTGTAAACGTGGCAATTGGCAAGGGAAATGAGGCTGTACAGGCGTCAACGGCAGTAAAGGATTCCCGGATAAACGGAGCACTTATCAACTCCTCCAAGGGAGACAACCTGATCAATGTGGCCATCGGCAGCGATAACAGGGCAGACCAGGCTACCGTCAGGGTTGAAGGCAGTACGATCAACGGGGTTGTTTTAAACAATTCCGACTCCAAGAATCTTGTAAATGCTGCTATCGGCAATGAAAATACAGCGGTTCAGGCCTCCACCACTGTCAAGGATTCCACGGTGAACGGATTTACCGTTAACACTTCCCGCAGTGAAAATGCAGTTAATGTGGCTATAGGAAACAAGAACACAGCCATTCAGAATTCCATCAGTCTTGAAGGGAGTAAGGTAAATGGCGGGATTGTGAACACCACTACAAGCAAAAACCTGGTCAACGCAGCCATCGGAAATGAAAATACTGCGGAGCAGAGTTCTGTACTGATGAAGAACTCGACACTGAACGGCATCGTAGTCAACAGTACGCTTGGCCAGAACGGGATTAACGTGGCTGTCGGTAATAAAAATACGGCTCAACAGTCTATCGTTAAGATGGAAGGGAGTACCGTCAATGGTGCAGTGATCAATACCACTACTTCCAAGAATCTTGTAAATGCAGCAATTGGCAACGAAAACAGGGCAACTCAGGCCTCTACCATCATCAAGGGTTCAAAGGTAAACGGGGTTGTTGTTAATTCTGCTGTCGGTCAGACCGGTATAAACGTGGCCATAGGTAACAGGAGCACTGCAGATCAGTCGGTCGTAAGGATTGAAAACAGTAAGGTCAATGGCGCCGTGATTAATACATCCGCTGTTCAAAATTCAATTAATGCCGCCATCGGTAACGACAGCCATGCCGCCCAGGCATCGACTATTATCAAGAACACGGAACTGGACGGGGCAACAATTAATACTGTAACCGGCCAGAATGCAGTTAATGTGGCCATAGGTAATAAAACAACAGCCGATCAATCGGTGATACGTCTGGAAGACAGCAAGGTGAAAGGGGTGATTGTCAATACTTCAGCTCTCCAGAATGCGGTCAATGCAGCAATTGGCAACGAAAGTTCAGCAACCCAGGCATCGACAGTTCTTGAGGGATCAGAGCTGAGAGGTGTGGCGGTCAATACGGCGGTCGGTCAGAATGCTGTCAATGTGGCCATAGGTAACAAGACCCATGCCACCCAGTCTTCAATCAAGATGAAAAGGACCAAGGTGGATGGTGCCATCATCAATACCTCTATCATGCAGAATGCTGTGAACGCGGCTATCGGCAACAAGAGCTCGGCTACCCAGGGTTCAACAGTATTGACTGATTCCGAGATAAAGGGAGTGACAATTAATACAGCTGTTGCTCAGAACGCAGTCAATGCCGCCATTGGTAATAAGACCCACGCGACCCAGTCTTCAATTGTCCTGGACAGGACCAAGGTTAAGGGGGCGGTTATCAATACATCAGTCATGCAGAATGCTGTGAACGTGGCCATTGGCAACGAGAGTTCGGCTACCCAGGTTTCCACGGTTATGAAAGACTCAGAACTGAAAGGCGTAACCGTCAATACCGCGATCAGTCAGAATGCTGTTAATGCTGCCATCGGCAATAAAACTCATGCGACCCAGTCTTCAATCGTTCTTGACAGGACGAAAGTCAAAGGGGCAATCATAAATACATCTGTTGCTCAGAATGCCATAAACGCGGCCATTGGCAACGAGAGTTCAGCTACCCAGGCGTCAACCATAATGAAAGATTCGGAGCTCAAGGGTGCTATCGTGAACACCTCCGGTGGTCAGAACGTGATCAATGCTGCTTTTGGCAACAGAACTGAAGCCAACCAGGTTGCAGCCAAAATTACGGACAGCAAGATCGAGGGTGCGGTTGTCAATACAGGGATCAGCCAGAATGCTGTAAATGTGGCCATCGGTAATGAAAGCTCTGCATCACAGACCACAACAATCATGAAGGGCTCTGAGTTAAAGGGAGCGGTGGTAAATACATCGCTTGGTCTGAACAATGTGAATGCAGCGCTGGGAAACAGGGTGGAGGCCAACCAGGCAACCACAAAACTGACAGACACCAAGGTCAAGGGAGCGATTGTCAATACTTCAATCGGTCACAGTATGCTGAATGCCGGAATCGGGAATAACATGAAACTGAACCAGATCAGCTCTGTTCTGGAGAAAAGTACCGTTGAGGGTGCAGTTGTCAATACCGGAATCGGCATCGGGGCAATCAATGTGGGAGCAGGTAACGCCATAGAAGCCAATCAGGCAGCTCTCCAGGCCAGGGAAACCAATATTAAGGGTGCTGTAATCAATACAGTTGGTGGCGGAGCCGCCAACCTGGCCTTTGGAAACAGAATAGAAGCCAATCAGGCAGCAGTAAAGGCAGAAAAAAGCAAAATTGAAGGTACTGTTGTCAACACCGTTATCGGAGCAGGTGTGAACCTTGCTGCCGGCAACAGAATAAAAGCCAATCAGGCAGCCGTAACCATGAAGGATTCCACGCTCAGGGGAACAGCGGTCAACACTCTTGCAGGAGCCGGGGTTAATATCGCCATAGGTAACGAAGTGAATGCCAATCAGGCTGCTGTCAGCATGGAAGGGTCAACCCTGGAGGGAACAACTGTAAATACCGCTGCGGGCGCTGCAGCCAACCTGGCCTTCGGGAGCAAGATTAACGCTAACCAGGCAGCGGTGAGTATGAAGAATTCCACCCTGAAGGGAAATGCCATTAATACTGCAGGAGGTGCTGTCGTCAACCTCGCCGCAGGAAACAGAATTGAGGCTAATCAGGCGGCAGTCAGTATGAAGGGTTCCCATCTGGAAGGTACTGTAGTGAACACGGCAGCCGGTGCTGCAGCTAACCTGGCATTCGGTAATAAGATAACCGCTAACCAGGCGGCTGTGAATATGAAAAATTCGACCCTGAAGGGTGGTAATATTATCAATACCGTTGGTGGTGCTGCAGTAAACCTGGCCGCAGGGAGCAATGTAGAGGCCAATCAGGCTGCAGTCAGCATGAATAATTCTACACTCCAGGGATCTGTAGTGAACACGGCAGCCGGTGCGGCAGCCAACCTCGCCTTTGGCAGCAATGTTGAGGCGAACCAGGCGGCTGTCAGTATGAAAAACTCAACCCTGAAAGGGAATGTCACGAACACTGTAGCAGGTGGTGCTATCAACCTTGCTGCGGGAAGTGGAGCCAAGGCCAACCAAGGTGCCATCGTGATGAAAAACAGTACCGTTAAAGGTAATGTACATAACAGGGTAGCCGGAGTTGCAGCTAACCTCGCCTTTGGAAGTGGTGCGGAGGCCAATCAGGCTGCAGCCAGTCTGTCGAACACTACAATTGGGGGCAATATTACAAACAAGGTAACCGGTGCTGCTGTGAACCTGGCGGGCGGTGGAGGTGCTGTTGCCAATCAGGGTGCCATCAAGGCGAATAACAGTACAGTTAGAGGAAGTGTTACCAATAAGGTTAGTGGAGCTGGTGTGAACCTGGCTCTTGGAAGTGGAGCCCATGCGAATCAGGGAGCAACTGAACTGAAAGGTGCTACTGTTCGGGGAAGTGTTTCCAACAGTGTGGGTGGTGGAGCTTTGAATCTGGCTCTTGGCCGTGGAACAGAAGCCAACATGGGGGCGACCGTGATCAGAAATGCGAGTGTCGGCTCTGTTTCCACAAGAGTCAGAGGAGGAGCTCTTAATCTGGCATTAGGCAGCGGAGCCCAGGCCAATTCGGGTACTGTTGCTGTTAATAGCGGAAGTGTAGGCAATGCGCATGTTTATTCTGGAACAGGAATTGTGGTGAATGACGTCAAATCACCACTCAGTTTTGGCCAAAACATCAACATCGCAACGGGAGGGCAAGTTTCGAATAAAAACTCTGTAATTATCAAGTAG